Proteins encoded within one genomic window of Alphaproteobacteria bacterium HT1-32:
- a CDS encoding GntR family transcriptional regulator, which yields MIYPSSNTLTSPRTAPQQRITAIYQDIRYRICTNRCPPGTLLSEEELAKEYSVSRSPIRRVCSMLEHEGLVEIKHGIGTLVTRIEPEQLADVYAVRKVLAESMGPFIKLPFAPDAADFFRECAESFLTLKEGDTIGFAEINIRYYTGLTGLGSNATLREMQRSLFFQTSRMWLLLLPAMNWTETMTAVHDELLEIIRRIEIGDPVGLAYVVRNHIFESQQRMLQAR from the coding sequence GTGATTTATCCGTCATCAAATACCCTGACCAGCCCGAGAACGGCACCACAACAGCGGATAACGGCAATCTATCAGGATATCCGGTATCGCATCTGCACCAACCGCTGCCCTCCGGGAACGTTGCTGAGTGAAGAGGAACTGGCGAAGGAATATTCTGTCAGCCGGTCACCGATCCGGCGTGTCTGTTCCATGCTGGAGCATGAGGGACTGGTAGAGATCAAACATGGCATCGGGACACTTGTCACCCGGATCGAACCTGAGCAACTGGCCGATGTTTATGCTGTCAGGAAAGTCCTGGCTGAATCAATGGGGCCCTTTATCAAACTGCCGTTTGCGCCCGATGCCGCAGACTTTTTCCGTGAATGTGCAGAGAGCTTTCTGACGCTGAAAGAGGGCGATACGATCGGATTTGCTGAGATCAATATCCGTTATTATACGGGCCTGACGGGCCTTGGCAGCAACGCGACATTACGGGAAATGCAGCGAAGCCTGTTCTTTCAGACGTCGAGAATGTGGTTATTGCTGCTACCGGCAATGAACTGGACCGAAACCATGACGGCGGTTCACGATGAATTGCTGGAAATTATCCGGCGAATTGAAATAGGCGACCCGGTAGGCCTCGCCTATGTGGTTCGGAACCATATCTTCGAAAGTCAGCAGCGAATGCTTCAGGCCAGATAA
- a CDS encoding dienelactone hydrolase family protein: protein MSGQEIKISAADGSGEFMAYLATPASGSGPGIIAIQEIFGVNQGMREISDWLAGKGYVVLCPDLFWRQEPGIQLTDKTDAEWKRAFELFGGFDLDKGMEDISATIDHLRGLDVCTGKVGAIGYCLGGRLAFACSTRTSADAAVGYYGVMLPEHADETVTCPVMLHIAEKDEFVSAEQQQEIKRIWGDNAKVTLHSYAGQDHAFARPDGIHYDRESAELANQRSLEFFSAHLG from the coding sequence ATGAGCGGACAGGAAATCAAGATCAGCGCAGCCGATGGTTCAGGTGAATTCATGGCTTATCTGGCGACACCGGCCAGCGGTTCAGGGCCGGGGATTATTGCTATTCAGGAAATATTCGGCGTCAATCAGGGGATGCGCGAGATCAGCGACTGGCTGGCCGGGAAGGGATATGTGGTTTTATGCCCTGACCTGTTCTGGCGACAGGAGCCGGGTATCCAGCTGACAGACAAGACCGATGCGGAATGGAAGCGGGCGTTTGAATTGTTTGGCGGGTTCGATCTCGACAAGGGCATGGAAGATATCAGCGCGACGATTGACCATCTGCGCGGCCTCGATGTCTGCACGGGTAAGGTCGGAGCCATCGGCTACTGCCTCGGCGGACGGCTGGCCTTTGCCTGTTCAACCCGGACAAGTGCGGATGCTGCGGTTGGTTATTACGGTGTGATGCTGCCCGAACATGCGGATGAGACAGTGACCTGCCCGGTGATGCTGCATATCGCCGAGAAAGACGAGTTTGTTTCCGCTGAGCAGCAGCAGGAAATCAAACGCATCTGGGGCGACAATGCGAAAGTCACCCTGCATTCCTATGCGGGGCAGGACCATGCCTTTGCCCGCCCTGACGGCATTCATTACGACAGGGAAAGCGCTGAACTTGCCAACCAGCGAAGTCTGGAGTTTTTCTCAGCCCATCTCGGCTGA
- a CDS encoding efflux RND transporter periplasmic adaptor subunit: MFNQTRIIASILGMAISALPIAALAQGGPAPVGVDVVKTEPLTQTSPVIGRLVSRKFGPIAARTSGPVEEVLVGVGDKIKEGDIIARLDVRRQQAEVDLRKSEVAEYQGRIAMANASLRKAQQEMQRMESLRSSAAFQKGRLEDLEQTVAEARGSLAVARAEATSAKASADQAEIELNDSEIRAPFDGVVTIKHVESGAWVNAGQPVVTLLSDQDLEVEAAVPSRIIAGVKSGVVVKIRLGESELYDAVIRAVIPEENPLTRTRIVRAIPDLSAGATLAAGQSAIMMVPIGEPRDVITVHKDAVLNRAGTNLVVLVVDGKAEFRPVQIGDAVGSRFEILDGLAPGDVAVVRGNERLRPGQAVAPTGKKAPSKDEKPAAAKTDSQQKAQGES, from the coding sequence ATGTTCAATCAGACCAGAATTATTGCATCCATTCTGGGCATGGCGATTTCCGCCCTGCCGATCGCCGCTCTCGCACAGGGTGGCCCCGCACCGGTCGGCGTCGATGTCGTCAAGACCGAACCCCTGACACAGACCAGCCCGGTCATCGGGCGGCTCGTGTCCCGAAAATTCGGACCGATTGCGGCCAGAACATCCGGGCCAGTTGAAGAAGTTCTCGTTGGCGTTGGCGACAAAATCAAAGAAGGCGATATCATCGCCCGCCTTGATGTCCGCCGTCAGCAGGCAGAAGTTGACCTCCGCAAGTCTGAGGTTGCTGAATATCAGGGGCGGATCGCCATGGCGAATGCCTCCCTGCGTAAAGCACAGCAGGAAATGCAGCGGATGGAAAGCCTCCGCTCTTCCGCCGCTTTCCAGAAAGGCCGGCTCGAAGACCTGGAACAGACAGTTGCAGAGGCACGCGGCAGCCTCGCCGTCGCCCGTGCTGAAGCGACCAGTGCCAAAGCCAGCGCAGATCAGGCAGAGATTGAACTCAACGATTCAGAAATCCGGGCACCTTTTGATGGTGTCGTGACAATCAAACATGTTGAATCAGGCGCCTGGGTGAATGCCGGGCAGCCGGTCGTAACACTGCTGAGCGATCAGGATCTCGAAGTTGAAGCCGCCGTTCCTTCCCGGATCATTGCCGGTGTGAAGTCAGGTGTCGTCGTCAAGATCAGGCTTGGTGAATCAGAGTTATATGATGCGGTCATCCGTGCGGTGATTCCGGAAGAAAACCCGCTGACCCGTACCCGCATTGTTCGGGCGATTCCCGACCTTTCCGCCGGTGCCACCCTTGCTGCGGGGCAAAGTGCCATCATGATGGTCCCGATCGGTGAGCCACGCGACGTCATCACCGTTCACAAGGACGCTGTTCTGAACCGCGCAGGCACAAATCTTGTGGTCCTGGTGGTTGACGGCAAGGCCGAGTTCCGCCCGGTACAGATCGGTGACGCTGTTGGCAGCCGGTTTGAAATTCTCGACGGACTGGCCCCGGGTGACGTTGCTGTCGTACGTGGAAACGAGCGGCTTCGTCCCGGACAGGCTGTGGCACCAACAGGCAAGAAGGCCCCAAGTAAGGATGAGAAGCCTGCCGCAGCAAAAACTGACTCTCAACAAAAGGCTCAGGGTGAAAGCTGA
- a CDS encoding MMPL family transporter has translation MNLIRLAIERPIAIISAVMMVLLFGIVALQTIPIQLTPDVDKPVIEISTIWPGAAPEEIEREIVNRQEEKLKGIEGLSEMSSRSETGRGSVELEFDISTNMDRALLLVANRLDQVSGYPDEADEPTLSTSGANDNGIAWFMLQTLPGNDRPIHTYRDFAEDVVQDRLERVAGIGASNLYGGGERELQITVNPESLARYRLTVSQVVQKLREANATITGGDVDEGKRRYVVRTEGDFESPEDVRAVVLRSETDPTTGQVSRVTVGEIANVSYGYKDPAAFIRVLGKPGMAMNVIRETGANVIETMEGIRAAVIELNEFALPNQGLKLTQVYDETTYIESSIDLVISNIYVGGALAAFVLMVFLRSFRATLVVSLAIPVSVVGSFVAMAALGRSLNVVSLAGIAFAVGMVVDAAIVVLENIYRHYQNGKSRREAAYLGAAQVWGAVLVSALTTVMVFIPVLIMKLEIGQLFRDIAVAISVAVMLSLIVAVTVIPALANSLLGENDGKSITTMRIPVIDDIANGFMALVTGFVRAVLKSKILAVVTVAIMCGGAGTLAYTFLPKLSYLPEGNQNFVFGMVLPPPGYNLETTADIAGGIEQTIKPLWASDKLRSIEEEKAWKESGEYKPDPNAPPLMERFFFVATRATTFLGAIAVDEGRPSELIPILQGPVFREPGTYGFVTQPSIFGRATSGTSIDLNISGPDLETIIGVAQNAFGMIMQAMPMSEGYQVRPIPGLELGAPEVRVIPDRTKLADNGVTARELGDTVDAFNDGLRVAEITVEGKRMDLILRGPTNHVIATQGIDNLPVVTQTGQILLANSLANVVVTSGPTEILHKERARTITLQVKPPAGVALESAMDILRDKVMSPLSAAGLPGGVKLNVSGTADQLTKTWDQMQLDLLLALIIVYLVMAVLFESFVYPMIIMLSVPLAAAGGVGGLKLLNIYLSFSGGFQELDMLTLLGFVILIGIVVNNAILLVHQTLYQIREDGMGIHEAIVDATRNRIRPIFMSTLTSVFGMLPLVLFPGAGSELYRGLGSVVVGGLALSAVLTLLIIPPLLSLLVDPLESWSRRKNKTANSTKSGEAKPVPAE, from the coding sequence ATGAATTTGATACGCCTCGCCATCGAGCGACCGATTGCGATTATTTCTGCCGTCATGATGGTATTGCTGTTTGGCATCGTTGCCTTGCAGACGATTCCGATTCAGCTGACGCCTGATGTCGACAAACCGGTTATTGAGATTTCGACGATTTGGCCCGGCGCCGCGCCCGAAGAAATCGAGCGTGAAATCGTCAACCGGCAGGAAGAAAAGCTGAAAGGTATCGAAGGGCTGTCAGAAATGAGCAGCCGTTCTGAAACCGGTCGCGGGTCTGTTGAGCTGGAGTTCGACATATCCACAAACATGGACCGCGCCCTGTTGCTGGTTGCCAACCGGCTCGATCAGGTCAGCGGTTATCCTGATGAGGCCGACGAGCCGACACTCAGCACGTCCGGTGCCAATGATAACGGCATCGCCTGGTTCATGCTGCAGACCCTGCCGGGCAATGACCGGCCGATCCATACCTATCGCGATTTCGCCGAGGATGTGGTTCAGGACCGCCTTGAACGGGTTGCCGGTATCGGTGCCAGTAACCTGTATGGGGGTGGCGAACGTGAGTTGCAGATTACGGTCAATCCGGAATCCCTGGCCCGCTACCGTCTGACCGTTTCGCAGGTCGTCCAGAAGCTTCGTGAGGCGAACGCCACAATTACCGGCGGCGACGTTGATGAAGGCAAACGCCGCTATGTTGTTCGGACCGAGGGCGACTTCGAATCCCCGGAGGATGTCCGCGCTGTCGTCCTGCGCTCAGAAACCGACCCGACCACAGGTCAGGTAAGCCGCGTGACGGTCGGCGAAATCGCCAATGTTTCATACGGATACAAGGATCCTGCGGCCTTTATCCGTGTGCTCGGCAAACCGGGCATGGCCATGAATGTCATCCGCGAAACCGGCGCCAACGTCATCGAGACGATGGAGGGTATTCGTGCTGCGGTTATTGAACTGAACGAATTTGCGTTGCCAAACCAGGGCCTCAAGCTGACTCAGGTTTATGACGAAACCACCTACATCGAATCTTCCATCGATCTGGTCATCAGCAATATCTATGTCGGTGGCGCGCTTGCAGCCTTCGTGCTCATGGTCTTCCTGCGCTCATTCCGGGCAACACTTGTTGTCTCCCTGGCGATACCTGTATCCGTCGTCGGCTCCTTTGTTGCCATGGCCGCCCTTGGCCGGTCGCTGAATGTCGTCTCGCTGGCCGGGATCGCCTTCGCCGTTGGTATGGTGGTCGACGCAGCCATCGTCGTGCTCGAAAACATCTATCGCCATTATCAGAACGGCAAAAGCCGCCGTGAAGCGGCCTATCTCGGTGCAGCGCAGGTATGGGGGGCGGTGCTGGTTTCCGCACTGACCACCGTCATGGTGTTCATCCCCGTGCTGATCATGAAGCTGGAAATCGGCCAGCTTTTCCGCGACATCGCCGTGGCCATTTCAGTTGCTGTCATGTTGTCGCTGATTGTCGCCGTAACCGTAATCCCCGCTCTTGCCAACAGCCTGCTCGGCGAGAACGATGGCAAAAGCATCACGACCATGCGCATTCCGGTCATTGATGATATCGCCAACGGCTTCATGGCCCTTGTCACCGGCTTTGTCCGGGCCGTGCTGAAAAGCAAGATACTGGCCGTGGTAACCGTCGCGATCATGTGTGGCGGCGCAGGTACGCTGGCCTATACCTTCCTGCCGAAGCTTTCCTACCTGCCGGAAGGAAATCAGAATTTCGTGTTCGGCATGGTTCTGCCCCCGCCGGGATACAACCTGGAGACAACAGCGGATATTGCAGGCGGCATTGAACAGACCATCAAACCTTTGTGGGCCTCCGACAAGCTGCGGTCCATCGAAGAAGAAAAGGCATGGAAAGAGAGCGGTGAATACAAGCCGGACCCGAATGCCCCGCCCCTCATGGAACGGTTTTTCTTCGTTGCGACACGGGCAACCACCTTCCTCGGTGCCATTGCCGTCGACGAAGGCCGTCCGTCCGAGCTGATCCCGATTCTTCAGGGACCGGTGTTCCGTGAACCAGGAACATACGGGTTCGTCACCCAGCCGTCGATTTTCGGCCGGGCAACCAGCGGAACCTCGATTGACCTGAACATCTCCGGCCCTGATCTGGAAACAATCATCGGCGTCGCCCAGAATGCCTTTGGCATGATCATGCAGGCCATGCCGATGAGCGAAGGCTATCAGGTGCGTCCGATACCCGGTCTTGAGCTTGGGGCTCCGGAAGTGCGTGTCATACCTGACCGGACAAAACTGGCCGATAACGGCGTCACAGCCCGTGAACTCGGCGATACCGTCGATGCCTTCAATGACGGTCTGAGGGTTGCCGAGATAACCGTTGAAGGCAAACGTATGGACCTGATCCTGCGTGGCCCCACCAATCATGTCATCGCGACACAGGGCATCGACAACCTGCCGGTCGTCACCCAGACCGGCCAGATACTGCTGGCCAATTCGCTGGCCAATGTCGTTGTGACATCCGGCCCGACGGAAATCCTTCACAAGGAACGTGCGCGCACAATCACGCTGCAGGTCAAACCACCAGCAGGTGTCGCACTGGAATCCGCAATGGACATCCTGCGCGACAAGGTCATGTCCCCTCTCAGCGCCGCCGGATTACCCGGAGGGGTAAAGCTGAATGTCTCGGGAACTGCCGACCAGCTGACAAAAACCTGGGACCAGATGCAGCTCGACCTGCTGCTTGCCCTGATCATCGTCTATCTTGTGATGGCAGTCCTGTTCGAGAGCTTCGTCTATCCGATGATCATCATGCTGTCCGTGCCACTGGCCGCGGCAGGTGGTGTTGGCGGTCTGAAGCTGCTGAATATCTACCTGTCCTTCAGTGGTGGATTTCAGGAACTCGACATGCTGACCCTGCTCGGCTTTGTCATTCTGATTGGTATTGTCGTGAACAATGCGATTCTGCTGGTCCATCAGACGCTGTATCAGATCCGCGAAGACGGTATGGGAATACATGAGGCGATTGTTGATGCGACCCGGAACCGTATCCGCCCGATCTTCATGTCCACGCTGACCAGTGTCTTCGGCATGTTGCCGCTGGTTCTGTTCCCCGGTGCCGGATCGGAACTCTATCGCGGTCTCGGATCTGTTGTCGTTGGTGGTCTGGCTCTGTCGGCTGTGCTGACATTGCTGATTATTCCGCCATTGCTCTCGCTGCTGGTTGATCCTCTGGAAAGCTGGTCACGCCGAAAGAACAAAACGGCCAACAGCACCAAGAGCGGAGAGGCGAAACCAGTTCCGGCGGAGTAA
- the ehuC gene encoding ectoine/hydroxyectoine ABC transporter permease subunit EhuC, which translates to MSIRALLITLCITVVTGLAYFQHSPFADSADVFLQAAGVTVELILASMILTVIIAFSAGIGRLSTVRLIRWLSIGYVEIFRGTSALVQLFWLFYVLPLFGPRVDPFTAGVLGVSLNVGAYAAIVVESSIRAVPKAQHEAATALNMSEFNRMRRIILPQAIRIMIPPFGNIAIQLFKLTALVSFIGISDLTYTAYQLNQTTYRTVEVFTIILFIYFAIGLCITIGMKVLEKHFSRGIRLGGAG; encoded by the coding sequence ATGTCGATCCGTGCGCTGCTGATTACACTGTGCATTACGGTCGTTACCGGCCTCGCATATTTTCAGCATTCGCCTTTCGCTGACAGTGCCGATGTTTTTCTTCAGGCGGCGGGCGTTACCGTGGAACTGATTCTTGCGTCGATGATTCTGACAGTCATCATCGCTTTCTCTGCAGGTATCGGCAGGTTATCGACTGTCCGGCTGATACGCTGGCTTTCAATTGGTTATGTTGAGATTTTCCGGGGGACTTCTGCACTCGTTCAGCTGTTCTGGCTGTTTTATGTTCTGCCCCTGTTCGGCCCCCGGGTTGATCCTTTTACAGCCGGTGTGCTGGGGGTGTCGCTGAACGTCGGGGCCTATGCTGCGATTGTCGTTGAGTCCTCTATCCGGGCTGTGCCGAAAGCCCAGCATGAAGCGGCGACGGCCCTGAATATGAGCGAATTCAACCGGATGAGACGGATCATATTGCCTCAGGCAATCCGGATTATGATTCCGCCCTTTGGCAATATCGCAATTCAGCTGTTCAAACTTACAGCACTTGTGTCCTTTATCGGCATTTCCGATCTGACCTATACCGCCTATCAGCTGAACCAGACGACCTACCGGACCGTCGAGGTGTTCACGATTATCCTCTTTATCTATTTTGCCATCGGTCTGTGCATCACCATCGGCATGAAAGTGCTGGAAAAGCATTTCTCGCGCGGCATTCGTCTGGGAGGTGCAGGATGA
- the ehuB gene encoding ectoine/hydroxyectoine ABC transporter substrate-binding protein EhuB: protein MSVIRSFKGAMVLAASMILTGTALASDNPLLEKYRTEGAKVAIAGYAPYGYKQADGSFTGEQVEIVKHVLGQMGVSKLEFIAMDFGAIIPSLVAGRADLGAAGIYVRPKRCEQVLFAEPTWGQGAAYLVKKGNPKGLHTFTDIAKTDGVKLAVLAGGTEETLAKKDGVPEDKLLKVGDKAAGISAVMSGRADGFALSAFAINDIVRTAGDLIGMESSGSITEIAGENYQGHGSIAFPKGTGDELKANMAFRDAFQATLAKYVASGDYAKMASAWGFGPKDAPTKSMKELCGSGL, encoded by the coding sequence ATGAGCGTTATCAGATCATTCAAAGGGGCAATGGTTCTCGCTGCCTCCATGATACTTACGGGTACAGCCCTTGCGTCAGACAATCCGTTGCTGGAGAAGTACCGGACAGAAGGGGCGAAAGTGGCGATCGCCGGCTATGCGCCCTATGGCTACAAGCAGGCAGACGGAAGTTTCACCGGTGAACAGGTGGAAATCGTCAAGCATGTGCTTGGTCAGATGGGTGTTTCAAAACTGGAATTCATCGCAATGGATTTCGGTGCGATCATTCCGTCACTGGTTGCCGGACGGGCAGATTTGGGGGCAGCCGGCATTTATGTGCGTCCGAAGCGGTGTGAGCAGGTTCTGTTTGCGGAACCGACCTGGGGGCAGGGTGCAGCCTATCTGGTAAAGAAGGGTAACCCGAAGGGCCTGCATACCTTCACGGACATCGCCAAAACGGATGGTGTCAAACTTGCCGTGCTGGCAGGTGGTACTGAGGAGACACTGGCGAAGAAAGACGGCGTGCCGGAAGACAAACTGCTCAAGGTTGGCGACAAGGCCGCCGGCATTTCAGCAGTGATGTCCGGGCGCGCTGATGGTTTCGCGCTGTCTGCGTTTGCCATCAACGACATTGTTCGTACCGCCGGAGATCTTATCGGCATGGAAAGTTCCGGATCTATCACTGAAATTGCAGGGGAGAACTATCAGGGCCATGGCTCGATTGCTTTCCCGAAAGGGACGGGCGATGAACTGAAGGCTAATATGGCGTTTCGTGATGCCTTTCAGGCAACCCTGGCCAAGTATGTAGCCAGCGGTGATTACGCCAAGATGGCGTCGGCCTGGGGGTTCGGGCCGAAGGATGCGCCAACGAAGTCCATGAAAGAACTCTGCGGTTCCGGCCTCTGA
- a CDS encoding FAD-dependent oxidoreductase, with amino-acid sequence MTRKVIIVGGGMAGISLGAVLSAETEVTVLERETAPGYHATGRSAAVYAPAYGNRVIRALTAASREFLETPPDGFSASPLLEPRHVMFFGRADQQETLAALISETAGQPGLQAVSASEVLAQIPCFRSGYLHSAVEDTTTSGIDVDALLQGYARQLRSNGGDILTDFDVDSLSRERDNWAITSKDGRSIDADVLVDAAGAWADQLAVMSGVAPVGLTPLRRTAITIDPPAGVDVSGWSIAIDADEELYFKPEAGRLLVSPADETPSEPCDAQPEELDIAICVDRLETATDLTVRRITHKWAGLRTFSPDRTPVVGYDPADNGFFWLAGQGGYGIQTAPAMAELAAALVMNRAVPERLAAYGVKEEDLTPHRFTTDSESGQ; translated from the coding sequence ATGACCCGGAAAGTCATCATTGTCGGCGGCGGGATGGCGGGTATCTCGCTTGGCGCCGTGCTGTCAGCAGAGACTGAGGTTACGGTCCTCGAACGGGAAACGGCCCCCGGTTATCACGCGACCGGTCGTTCCGCCGCCGTCTATGCCCCGGCCTATGGCAATCGTGTGATACGGGCATTAACGGCCGCCTCCCGCGAGTTCCTTGAAACACCACCGGACGGTTTTTCTGCCTCCCCCCTGCTTGAGCCCCGCCATGTCATGTTTTTTGGCCGGGCGGACCAGCAGGAAACGCTGGCCGCGCTGATATCAGAGACGGCGGGGCAACCGGGGCTGCAAGCCGTCAGCGCATCAGAGGTTCTGGCACAGATACCCTGTTTCAGGTCCGGCTACCTCCATTCGGCTGTCGAAGACACGACAACAAGCGGCATTGATGTTGACGCCCTGTTGCAGGGATATGCGAGACAATTGCGCAGCAATGGCGGTGACATTCTCACAGACTTTGATGTCGACTCACTGTCTCGCGAACGAGACAACTGGGCCATAACATCAAAAGACGGACGGTCGATTGACGCCGACGTTCTGGTTGATGCTGCAGGGGCCTGGGCAGATCAGCTTGCCGTCATGTCCGGTGTTGCACCGGTTGGCCTGACCCCTCTGCGCCGGACAGCCATCACTATTGATCCGCCTGCTGGTGTCGATGTCAGCGGGTGGTCTATTGCCATTGATGCGGATGAAGAACTCTATTTCAAACCGGAGGCCGGGCGTCTTCTCGTCTCCCCCGCAGATGAAACCCCGTCAGAACCCTGCGATGCACAGCCGGAAGAGCTCGACATTGCCATTTGCGTTGACCGGCTGGAAACCGCAACTGACCTGACTGTACGCCGGATTACCCATAAATGGGCCGGATTACGGACCTTTTCACCGGACCGGACCCCGGTTGTCGGCTATGACCCGGCGGACAACGGATTCTTCTGGCTGGCCGGACAGGGCGGCTACGGAATTCAGACCGCCCCCGCCATGGCCGAGCTTGCAGCAGCGCTGGTGATGAACAGGGCTGTTCCCGAGAGGCTTGCAGCCTATGGTGTGAAAGAGGAGGATTTAACGCCTCATCGTTTCACAACTGACAGCGAGTCCGGACAATGA
- a CDS encoding cyclic nucleotide-binding domain-containing protein, with protein sequence MDWSRCFPKLNESDLEKLMAVSEQAEFMLGDQIVEEGQQLDHFFVLQEGHVGIERSLSGGVWAQFINPLEEGDVFGEMSFISPIQASATLIALTDIQTISFPTDKVKKLVAEDDGFAARLYHSFGIVLVNRLIRTNQRTDTFEPRL encoded by the coding sequence ATGGACTGGTCGCGGTGTTTTCCGAAACTGAACGAAAGCGACCTGGAGAAGCTTATGGCTGTCTCCGAACAGGCCGAATTCATGCTTGGCGACCAGATCGTGGAAGAAGGGCAGCAACTCGACCATTTCTTCGTACTTCAAGAAGGACATGTCGGGATAGAACGCAGTCTGAGTGGTGGTGTCTGGGCACAGTTCATCAATCCGCTTGAAGAAGGCGATGTGTTTGGCGAAATGTCCTTCATTTCCCCCATACAGGCTTCTGCCACACTGATCGCACTGACGGACATCCAGACGATTAGTTTCCCGACGGACAAGGTCAAAAAGCTCGTGGCGGAAGATGACGGATTCGCCGCACGTCTCTATCACTCATTCGGTATTGTACTGGTGAACCGGCTGATACGAACCAACCAGCGAACCGATACATTTGAGCCCCGTCTTTAA
- the ehuD gene encoding ectoine/hydroxyectoine ABC transporter permease subunit EhuD codes for MIWDWAYAFEILPQMAAASLVTLQVTVFGFALAAVLGLIWAVVSLLEIPVVSFMVRLLIEFIRTTPLLIQLFAMYYFLPLVGIFLPAMLCGVLALGIHYSAYCAEVYRSGFSQVDRGQWEAAKVINLSTGLTLKRIILPQAIPPIILPLGNYFVTMFKETPVLLAITVIELVATARIIGNDTFRYTEPITLAGVFFLILSLIAAKLTRMASKRAALPGSQVY; via the coding sequence ATGATCTGGGACTGGGCTTATGCATTTGAAATTTTGCCGCAGATGGCAGCTGCCTCACTTGTGACCCTACAGGTTACCGTGTTTGGTTTTGCCCTTGCTGCCGTACTGGGGCTGATCTGGGCAGTGGTCAGTCTGCTTGAAATCCCGGTGGTCAGTTTCATGGTCAGGCTGCTCATCGAATTCATCCGGACAACGCCACTGCTGATTCAGCTCTTTGCGATGTACTATTTTCTGCCTCTGGTCGGAATATTCCTTCCGGCCATGCTGTGCGGTGTGCTGGCCCTCGGAATTCACTACTCTGCCTATTGCGCCGAGGTTTATCGCTCCGGCTTTTCCCAGGTTGACCGGGGGCAGTGGGAGGCGGCAAAGGTCATCAATCTTTCGACCGGTCTGACACTGAAACGCATTATCCTTCCGCAGGCCATTCCGCCGATCATTCTTCCGCTCGGAAATTATTTTGTGACGATGTTCAAGGAAACGCCGGTTCTGCTGGCCATTACCGTCATTGAACTGGTCGCTACCGCCCGTATTATCGGGAACGACACATTCCGGTATACTGAGCCAATTACCCTTGCCGGAGTTTTCTTTCTCATTCTCTCACTGATCGCAGCAAAGCTGACCAGAATGGCAAGCAAGCGGGCGGCATTGCCCGGTTCCCAGGTTTATTGA
- a CDS encoding RidA family protein gives MKVIETKDAPPAFSAYAQATEIPSGARWVHVSGQVGLDDKGQLPADFEGQARWAFRNVIAIVKAAGMQAGDIAKITVFLTRQQDVAAYRRIRDEELGMVTGSTLLVVAGLASPDWLIEIEAVAAAV, from the coding sequence ATGAAAGTCATTGAGACAAAAGACGCCCCACCCGCCTTTTCCGCCTATGCACAGGCGACCGAAATACCTTCCGGTGCACGCTGGGTGCATGTTTCCGGTCAGGTGGGACTTGATGACAAGGGGCAGTTGCCGGCTGATTTCGAAGGACAGGCCAGGTGGGCTTTCCGCAATGTCATTGCCATCGTAAAGGCCGCCGGCATGCAGGCCGGCGACATAGCCAAGATAACGGTGTTCCTGACACGTCAGCAGGATGTTGCGGCCTATCGTCGCATACGTGACGAGGAACTGGGCATGGTTACCGGCTCCACCCTGCTTGTGGTGGCAGGACTGGCCAGCCCCGACTGGTTAATTGAAATCGAGGCTGTCGCAGCCGCTGTCTAG